The window TGTTTCTCACCTTAGAAGTGTCAGGGGACCTTcatacaaaatgaaaatgagttaAGCAATGAAAAACAAGAGCAATAGTTATTGATGGGTGCAGTTACCAACTATTACCAGGCAATGAAAATAATCCTGCTCTTCTGACAATTCTCTTCAGTCACATAATCAAAGTCATACACAGCATATCTGCACTCATCAGCAGGAAGGCTGGCAGTGAAATCTTCATAACTATTAGTAGGTTCTCCAAGTTTCTCAACAATGACTTGCTTTTGCTTCTCCTCAATTTTATATACTATGAAACGGTAGGTCCTTTTCGCCTTCAATTCTAAGAATTTCAACTTGCAATCATCATGCACTGCCATACCTGAAGCTGCATTTGCCTAGAAGTACATAATCACCACAAGCAAAACATTATAAACAGAGGTGATAACATTATGTAGTAACACAGTTGAGCAACTTCAATGATTGTCACATAATAGATATACTTGGCAGTGAAATCAACTCCtcatccaaaattaatttagagtaagaCAGAAAGCAATCCTTCCCACATGAAGTAACTCTTCTGTAACATAAAAGAATTTACACTACGATACTAACTGCCGAACTGCTCCCTCATGCTGAGTATTTGGTGGCGACTCATCATGGGTTAGTATCAAATCAAGCATCGAATACCAAATTCTCCAACAAAAGATGCATCCAAGCCCAGTTTGCAGATCAAAAGCGCTCATCAAGGAATGCCAACCAAAGGAAACGTGCACCTAGGCAAACAAAAAGCAGCCACCTATAAACTAAGGAAAGCAAGAAGTCACCCAGCCAGCCCACAAAAAGAGCAACCCTGCATTTTGTCCGATGTTCAAATCCAAGGCACTTGTGCCAATCAAAAGCATGCGAGATAGTCAAAGACAAGAATCGACAAAATCTGAGTCTTCAGTAGTATGTCCAAACATGTGTAAATTCTGATAAACTCAGtttaaaaagaattaatcaGCCAAAAACATTGCTAATTGGGCATCAAAATAGCTCCCTCGGTTTTCTATCTGTCATCTCTTTCTCCTATCAAATCAACCAACTTTTCGGTTCATTGCTGTTACAACAGAATTGGTTACATCTCTTAAAAGAGAATCTTGCTAACCAAACAAACTTTACAACATTCACTTTCACATGCTTTGGTCTTTGCTTGGAATTACAATTCTCAGCATTTCCTCAAACTAGAATACCGGCGAAGATGGCCTGTGCAAACTCATCGCATTCATCAGTGACCACTCGGCCATCCATCGCGAACGCGCATCATCACGCAGCTCCGAAGCATTAAGACAGAGAAAAACCGAACAAGAAACCGCCGCGATGAGAGGTCGGAGATGCACCGAATCGAAGGCAAAAAGGACGCCCCGAATCAGTACGCAACAAGATCAATCGCCCGAATTAGCCAACTCAAACTCAAATCCGTTGGGAAAAATTCCCGATTATCAACAACGTCGTTCAAGAGAATAGCAGAAAAATACGAGAAATGCCGCCGCGATGGCATGGAAATCGGAGAAGTCGGAGCAGACGACGGAGACGGTGACCGAGATCGCGAGCTCCATTAGACGGACGGTAAAGACGACTCACCATTGTGCCTCGGGAACGGAGCAGGGAACCGGAAGTGAGAGGAAGACGGTGGAGGAAATCTAGGGCTCCAGAGGGGCAGagaaaagatagaaaatggGATAGAAGAATTCGGAGTTCCTTCGAGTAGGCCTCTTTGCCTTCGCAGTGGACCGGTCTCGATTGACCAAAGGAGGTGACTGGTCAAAACGGGTTTTTCTTCAACGTTGAAGTGGTCTTCTTTATCTTGAGGGTACCCAATTACCATTTCTTAATACCCAACTACCTTGATCAATAACACTATTTGGTTATTAATAATTAGTTTAAGAGaatgaattggaaaaaaatttgcaCCTGTCCAGTTCTACGGGGAAGATTGTTGCTGCCGCCAACGATGGTGCTCGCCCCCAAAGAGGAAACGCAACCATCTCGCTAAGCTCTTGGTTAGCGTCCGAATTTGGCATCTCTTGTATGCGTAGGCGTGCAcatgaagagagaaagggagataATCGCACGTTGATGGTCGACGTTCTTGTGATCGTATTCTATTTTAGAGATTGGTTGTGTAGGTTGAAATTGGGTCTAATACGAGCTTCTTATCAAACCCATTCTAACAAAGGAATGGACAGAGGCAAATACGACCCAGCTTAAAAGAAGGAactgggggagagagagagtgggggaagaaagagagaggatctCAAGATCAAGAATTTCCAGAGCGTAAACTTGCAAGTAAGCTGCAGAGAACACGCGATCTCTCAGCTTCAAAGAGACGCTAACGTAGACAGAACGATAGAGACAGAGTCGTCCCCAACAAAAAGCTACAAGAACAAATCCTCACCTCCACCTAGGGGATCAGAGTCGCATGAACGAGCACAAAGAATCGAATGTTTGCCAAAGGGAACATGCGGAGGCTCAAAGTTAAGAGAATCCCGACACTAATTATTAAGCAACACGGTACTTCCGGCCAACCCCAGAAGTCACGCTGCTATGATTGCCATAGGTTCAAGTTAAAGTCATCACACTGGACAAGCATGAACATCCATCAAACAAACACATACAAAACTCATCAGGACATGCAAGGAGGTAGCTAGATATCTAGCAAATGTCTCAGCATATATAGGCATGTCCTCAAGTTAAAACCTCCTGTATCCACtggggaagaaagagagacaaatTGGCAAACATTGGGAGCGTATACACTCCATAAACCACAACATACAACGCTGAACGTCGCAATCCCGAAAACAGCAACCATTACAACATATAATGATCCTGCGCCTTAACTAGCGCTAAAGATAAGATGGAAGACTTCTTTGACAAGCCAACAAGTAAAATAACTGCCAGTCCTATGTCCCAAGTGTCCCGAGAGATGCAAATATGGCACATATGGAAACCGGAATGGTATGAAGAGCCTTGGCTGCATATGAAACTTTACATTCAAGTGGAGCGGCTTTTAATAACATCTAGGCCCATTTCGGTTGGATCAGTAGCCTGCAACTCAATCTGGATACCATCCAACTCTCTCTTGAACCTGTCCTTAGAACTTGCATAAATCATCTTGTTTCTCACTTTAGAAGTATCAGGAGACCTGCACGTAAAGTGAAGATGAGTTAAAGAAAACTTCAACAAACTAAAAAAGGAATTCGACGAGTGCATCGCCAGCTATTACCAGGCAATGAAGATAATCCTGCTCTTTGGAACATTCTCTTCAGTCAtgaaatcaaagtcatacacaGCATATCTGCACTCATCAGCAGGAAGGCTTGCAGTGAAATCTTCATAACTATTTGCAGGTTCTCCAAGTTTTTCAACGATCACTTGCTTTTGCTTCTCTTCAATCTTGTATACTATGAAACGGTAGGTCCTTTTCGCCTTCAACTCTAAGAACTTCAACTTGCAATCGTCATGCACTGCCATACCGGAAGCTGCGTTTGCCTAAAAGCATATTGATGATAGAGATAAGACAGCAGATTGGGCAAGTGGAACCAAATTATGAAACCAAAACATACACATTAACAAAATTGAGCCACTTTAGAATGACAGTCACGCGATAGATCTAACTGACAATGGACATTTTCTCCTCCTTCGTTTTTAACACGAGGAAAGGAAGATGGAGACCTATCTATTGCACCTTTGTAACATATGTCAATTTCTCACTCTGCTAGCAACAGCTCCCTCATCTTGAATATTTAATGGCAACTTGTGATAGTGTTCAGATTCCAAGAATGTTGCATGGTCAAATAAAAAGGATCAAATACCAAATGCTACATGAACAGATGCACACATCATTCACTTAAAACACAAAAGTTCCCTACAATGGATGATGTGTGCTGCCAAATTTACAGTGGCCATTTTCCAGAACCAGAAGCAAGAAATCATCCTGCACCCGGGAAAGGTGAGATGGcattttaaaacaagaaaggcaAAGATTGAACTGCTCAAAGCCACGGCACTTGCTGGGCCATATCAAAAGCACATGAGATAGTTAAAGACCACAGCAAGCGCAATCTGGGGTTTTAACCGAAGTTGTAAGCATTTGCAAGTGcagatgaattgagtgtgagtCAAGAAGATCTGTTAGCCTTTTAAGGGACTAAGCAGGAATTTCAACTAGCTCCGTTGTTTTTCCATTGTTCATTTTCCCATGCAGATAGATCGACTTTTCCACGCTCACCATAGCCAAATTCAGTTTCTTAGACACGACATACGCTGTTAATACTATGGTACAATCTCAAAGATAATCTCAAACGCCAACGAAGCTTTCCCATCTATCATTCACTTCCAAGGATCTGCTATTGCTTTAGTTCTTCAGTTTCGAAcatttattcaaataataacCAGAGGAACTGCCACGGTTCCACAAAGTCCCCTCGGCCCTGGGCATTTCAAAAGTCGGCACATCTTTTCATCACTTAATCATCGTTCAAGAAACGTTTGTTTTTTGCTTTCACAAGCTTTCTAGCCCCGGATGCTCCGCATGTAAAACCGACACATCATCAGACAGCTCGGGAGCACACGCGTGGCGACAGATCGAACAAGAAACCCCGACCGCGattgggggaaaagaaaaatcagccGCACCGCATCGGACGACAGATCGCCCTCGAATCCACCACATCGGACCCAGATCGGACCGAAAAACCCCCGATTACCAACCGAATCTACAAGGGGACCGCGCGAAAATCGGGAGAAAACCGGCATCCAGCAACCGCGCGGCTCGTTCGGCAACGAACCCGCGTCAAGAAAAAAAGTGACAAGGCAGATATAAGAGGAATTGACCAGATGATGCAGGAGGAGCACAGAAGAGTCTTACCATCTCGCCGAGGAAATCGAGCACCGAGAAGGTGAGGGGACGAACCAGAGGAAATCTAGGGATcgagggaggggagagagagagagagagagaggaaggattTTTCCTACTTGGTTTGATTTACGGGGGGGATAGTGTAAAGCTTATATGATTGCATATTCCGTGGGCTTAGTTGAAAAGACGTCTTTGCCCTCCGCGGACCGAGACGGTCTCTATCGACAAATATCGGGTGGTTGGTCTCTCGTCCCCGGGGAAAATTCTCGGAGAAGTGATAAGCCCATCACGGTACGGCTAattcaattatcaatttttcaatttgaccggTTGAATCAAGCCGGTTTCATTTACGGCGGGATTGAATCACcaatcttttcacattttaccaatgaaatttatttgatcaattttagtaTGACATGGATGCGGATTGTTTTAGATGTTATAATCGATTG of the Eucalyptus grandis isolate ANBG69807.140 chromosome 10, ASM1654582v1, whole genome shotgun sequence genome contains:
- the LOC104420925 gene encoding actin-depolymerizing factor 2, producing MANAASGMAVHDDCKLKFLELKAKRTYRFIVYKIEEKQKQVIVEKLGEPANSYEDFTASLPADECRYAVYDFDFMTEENVPKSRIIFIAWSPDTSKVRNKMIYASSKDRFKRELDGIQIELQATDPTEMGLDVIKSRST
- the LOC104420924 gene encoding actin-depolymerizing factor 2, with product MANAASGMAVHDDCKLKFLELKAKRTYRFIVYKIEEKQKQVIVEKLGEPTNSYEDFTASLPADECRYAVYDFDYVTEENCQKSRIIFIAWSPDTSKVRNKMIYASSKDRFKRELDGIQVELQATDPTEMGLDVIRSRST